Sequence from the Esox lucius isolate fEsoLuc1 chromosome 6, fEsoLuc1.pri, whole genome shotgun sequence genome:
GATTGTTGATTATTTAATCTCAAAGTGTGCACTGTTATAACTATAATGTTGTGCTTGCCCCTTCTTAACTATTTATTGTAAGAATGACATTCATTTACATAATCTCCCTTCCCAGTAAGACATATTTATCAGTAAGAAATATATCAGCATAGTTCATCCTAAATTACTGCCTTGCTGTGTTTAATCCAGTCACCAAAGCATGTACCATAGGAATCATGCTGTAAAACATTCCAGCCAAACTAGGCCTGTTTCAAATAGAAACTTGGGAATACGCCGGTTGTAAGACAAATGGCAAATGGGGAAAAAAGAGAAGACTCATTTGTAATATTGCTACTAAAATATTTTAGTAACTTCAAATTAGGTATTTTGAGCAATGTACATAGTAAAAGGCTTTAGATATTGCCAGTGACCGAGAATATGACAAATCTAAAAGGGGAAAGCTTTTTTACAAGGACAAAAGTATAATTTCTCCCCATACAACTAGGCCAATGATAATAATGGAGCCAAGACATGGTCATTTTCATTTGGGCAGTATTAAAAGAAAGGCTCCAGTCACGTAAAATGCCCTAACTTTGCATGAAATGCATTTACAAAAGGTCATATTTTCCCCAAACCCTATAGGCATGTGTGCTACTTCCGACAGCTCCTGTATGGTCTATGCCACCATGCAAATACCAtgcattattgtaaaaaaatatttattccaGTACCTCAGAGCCTCCCCCAAAGTATACCCATTgcattcattgttttctttcagacaGCTCACAATTTTTAAATGAACCACTggtttaaattaatatttaacatATAAGAGATATGGGTCACTTTTATAAGTGCTCAGGAAGGGTCACGTTTTCCTGAGCATGTGACCCTTCAAACCataatctcatctcatcttcatccgcttatccgtatcgggtcgcgggggcagcagctccagcaggggaccccaaacttccctttcacgagccacatttgccagctctgactgggggatcccgaggcgttcccaggccagtgtcgaaatataatctctccacctggtcctgggcctaccccgaggtctcctcccagctggacgtgcctggaacacctccctagggagatgtcctgggggcatccttaccagatgcccgaaccacctcaactggctcctttcgacgcaaaggagcagcggctctactccgaggtcctcacggatggctgagcttctcaccctatcccttcAAACCATTTCAGAGAAATCTGGCTTTACCAGATATTCTtctttataaataatatatactttGTTAGCCTACCTTTACCTGACAGTATTCAGACAGTTAGTTGGCATTTTTCTCACTTTGCACCCATCTGGGGAATTTTTTGAGAATGTAGCTGTTTTTGGGCTGCTCTATGACAAGGCCAACCTGGTTGTGAGGTGACCTTGTGAGGTGAAAAATCTGAATATCAGCTAAAGAAATACTTGTAAATTAATAGTAAGAGTTTTGGAACTTTGATACTAGCTTGATGAATGGTCTTACATACCTTATGCATGTAGCCAGAGAGTTAATATTTCACACAAGcatatttcataatatttttgGATGTGAGTCAATTTACTTCTCTACCAGTTGTGATTTGTTTGAAGGATTCTGGGGGAGGGAAGTCTATGGCCATCATTCTTGAGTCCTGAACTGATGCAATCTGAAGGCCTAGTCTACTTTCTCTTTTCAATGTTAGAACCTGCAAATAGACTTCAACTATGCATTTCATTTCATGCTATTAATTGAAAGATTGCCCTGTTAAATATTTATTACCTGGTTCCCACTCTTAAATTGTACCTCCAAACTCAAGATTCAGCAATGTgcttttccaaaataaaaatattaaatgttttaaaacaagaCACTGGCATTCAGAGTATTTAAACCCGGTTTCAACCCTGTCAAACTAACACATGCCTTCAGGTGTTTGGTAAGGTAGCTCAACATATTTCTGTAATCTCTGAATATGAGTTGGGTGAAATGTGTTGAATGCAACAACCTCTGTTAATGAGTTGTCTTGCTTtagaccaggggtgtccaaaccattccacggagggccgtgcatctgcaggtttttggtttttcctataaattggttcccagttcacagctaaacaaccaggtgagggtagaaactaaccaattagtaacctaattagtcaatcaagtacaaggagagagcgaaaaccttATGGCAGCtaatctcaaaatgtttttcaggaATGGGGATTTAATGCTAGAGTCAAATTAGAAACTGATTAGAATTGAGTTTTAAAACTTAATCAGAATGCATCTGCAAAGTTGAATATTAATCTTTGGAAAAATTTTTCCACATTTGGCACAGAGACAATGAATACAATATGTTCCATATTAAAATAGAGTACATtgttcataaaatgttgtttgattTTCGAATTCAGTGATGACATGTTAGCATTACTActtaaaaatattaaagtaaaataaaaaatctctaGTAGGAAAATGATggaattaaaatacaaatttgaaatgACTCAATACTCAATAAAGTATCACTGTGAAAGAAATGATGAGAATTGAAACTCCTAAATCAATATTAAATGTTATGTAAACTTCTAGGTATCAATTTCACTCGATATGTCCCTACTATCTGTTTGTCTCCCCCTTCAAAGCCCTTGTTCTATTGGTTTTTGTGACACAACTCTGAAATACAGAGCGCTCCAATAATCAAAATGAAACTTTCACCACGGGAGCTCAACTCAAGAAACAGAGGAACACATCTCCGGGGAGGTTCGGCCATCACAGCAAAAACATGGCCGCAATTCCTGGGAACATCTATGCtaataaaacaacacagagcCGTAGGATGCCTCATCCATTCACTGAGAATTCAAATCTGAGACTTCACCAGAATCCCACTGGGTCTACAGAACATCCCTCTACGTTGAGTCTCTGGGAATTCTGCGGTGGAACACAACAGACTGCCGCTCCTGGATCTGCTGCTTCCGCCGGCGTTTGCGCTGGTCCCAACGGCAGAGCAGTATCATCTTGAATGTGGTGCGGAAGGTCTTGTTGCACAGGGCATAGCACATGGGGTTGACAGTGCTGTTGACATAGCACAGCCAGTATCCCAGCGCCCACAGAGCCTGGGGGATGCAGCCAATACAGAAGGTATTGACCAGAACCATGATGTTGTACGGAGTCCATGTGATGATGAAGGCAAACAGGATGGCGCTGAGGGTCTGTgctgcttttttttctttaatcagAGACATGCGCTTGCGCTTTGTGATCTGTGTCCGTGCCCTGGAAGCAAATTTCTTGGCAAGGGCTGCCTCTTTAAAGGAGATGGATGAtttagtggtggtagtggtggagCTAGAGAGTGGCCCCTCTTTGGTGGCCTCGATGGAAGGCATTGTTTGGACTTTGGAGATGGAAGAGGGGAAGCGTTGGTGGTAGCTGTTGGTGTCTGGGTTGACCCCATCAGGGCTGGTGGTTGGGGTGATGTTGGTGGTGGTGCTAGGGAGGCTATCCCGACTGTCTTCCTCCCCCCTCAGCGGCTTCTCGTCCGTGGCTCCTTCGAGGTCCTCACAGGATGTGAGGTGGGAACTGACAGCTGCCTTTATCCCTGGGAGGTTAAGGACTATGGAGAAGATGGCATGGCCCTGGGGCAATATACCTCCGCCgtttccctcctcctcctcagacGAGCCAGAGTGATCGACTGACATCCTGGCGTTGTTGTTGTTCCAGCTGTTGGTGCTGCTGTGGCGGGTGTTTCCCTCCCCGGGGCGGGTGCTTCCTGGCCGCCACGAGTGCATCATGGGCAAGCCATGGAAGGTAGCGGCAAATGCCTGGCCAGGACTTGTCCTCTCTGAGGACTGGGTTAGCTCATACCGGCTGCAGTTCCTGGCGCTCCCAACCTGGTGGTGAACAAAGTGagccctctcccctcccccgcCTCGGGCCCCAGAGCCCTGTAAGCCCGCCAGCTCCTGTGCTCGtttttgtgtctctctgtagaTACGCCAGTAGAGTATACTCATAATAGTGACAGGTAGATAGAAGGCAGCCATAGCCGTGCAGAATGTAATGATGGGCTCTGAGAGAAACTGGATGTAACACTTATCCGGTGGCACAGTGCGCTCTCCCACAAAGTACTGCCAGAACAGGATGGCTGGGGCCCACAGGACCAGAGACACAAACCAGGCCAGGCCAATCATTAGGCCGGCCCGCCGAGTGGTCCGCTTGGCCCGATAAGTGAGTGGCCGAGTAATAGAGAAATAGCGGTCAAAGCTGATGACAAGCAGGTTCATGACTGATGCATTACTTGCCACATAGTCAATAGCTAGCCATAGGTCACAGGCCCAGTTCCCTAGGGCCCAA
This genomic interval carries:
- the chrm3a gene encoding muscarinic acetylcholine receptor M1 isoform X1; this translates as MYPSWRHPSMKLLKFVRICQDLMMSSNSTDPGLYMALSSPGMGIVYPWSELINLNDNNSFLSSLFNLTGSLNETVTSPTHDPLGGHTVWQVVLIILFTGLLSLVTIIGNILVVVSFKVNRQLKTVNNYFLLSLAVADLIIGVISMNLYTTYIIMGHWALGNWACDLWLAIDYVASNASVMNLLVISFDRYFSITRPLTYRAKRTTRRAGLMIGLAWFVSLVLWAPAILFWQYFVGERTVPPDKCYIQFLSEPIITFCTAMAAFYLPVTIMSILYWRIYRETQKRAQELAGLQGSGARGGGGERAHFVHHQVGSARNCSRYELTQSSERTSPGQAFAATFHGLPMMHSWRPGSTRPGEGNTRHSSTNSWNNNNARMSVDHSGSSEEEEGNGGGILPQGHAIFSIVLNLPGIKAAVSSHLTSCEDLEGATDEKPLRGEEDSRDSLPSTTTNITPTTSPDGVNPDTNSYHQRFPSSISKVQTMPSIEATKEGPLSSSTTTTTKSSISFKEAALAKKFASRARTQITKRKRMSLIKEKKAAQTLSAILFAFIITWTPYNIMVLVNTFCIGCIPQALWALGYWLCYVNSTVNPMCYALCNKTFRTTFKMILLCRWDQRKRRRKQQIQERQSVVFHRRIPRDST
- the chrm3a gene encoding muscarinic acetylcholine receptor M1 isoform X3, producing MMSSNSTDPGLYMALSSPGMGIVYPWSELINLNDNNSFLSSLFNLTGSLNETVTSPTHDPLGGHTVWQVVLIILFTGLLSLVTIIGNILVVVSFKVNRQLKTVNNYFLLSLAVADLIIGVISMNLYTTYIIMGHWALGNWACDLWLAIDYVASNASVMNLLVISFDRYFSITRPLTYRAKRTTRRAGLMIGLAWFVSLVLWAPAILFWQYFVGERTVPPDKCYIQFLSEPIITFCTAMAAFYLPVTIMSILYWRIYRETQKRAQELAGLQGSGARGGGGERAHFVHHQVGSARNCSRYELTQSSERTSPGQAFAATFHGLPMMHSWRPGSTRPGEGNTRHSSTNSWNNNNARMSVDHSGSSEEEEGNGGGILPQGHAIFSIVLNLPGIKAAVSSHLTSCEDLEGATDEKPLRGEEDSRDSLPSTTTNITPTTSPDGVNPDTNSYHQRFPSSISKVQTMPSIEATKEGPLSSSTTTTTKSSISFKEAALAKKFASRARTQITKRKRMSLIKEKKAAQTLSAILFAFIITWTPYNIMVLVNTFCIGCIPQALWALGYWLCYVNSTVNPMCYALCNKTFRTTFKMILLCRWDQRKRRRKQQIQERQSVVFHRRIPRDST
- the chrm3a gene encoding muscarinic acetylcholine receptor M1 isoform X2, which translates into the protein MDSNILRICQDLMMSSNSTDPGLYMALSSPGMGIVYPWSELINLNDNNSFLSSLFNLTGSLNETVTSPTHDPLGGHTVWQVVLIILFTGLLSLVTIIGNILVVVSFKVNRQLKTVNNYFLLSLAVADLIIGVISMNLYTTYIIMGHWALGNWACDLWLAIDYVASNASVMNLLVISFDRYFSITRPLTYRAKRTTRRAGLMIGLAWFVSLVLWAPAILFWQYFVGERTVPPDKCYIQFLSEPIITFCTAMAAFYLPVTIMSILYWRIYRETQKRAQELAGLQGSGARGGGGERAHFVHHQVGSARNCSRYELTQSSERTSPGQAFAATFHGLPMMHSWRPGSTRPGEGNTRHSSTNSWNNNNARMSVDHSGSSEEEEGNGGGILPQGHAIFSIVLNLPGIKAAVSSHLTSCEDLEGATDEKPLRGEEDSRDSLPSTTTNITPTTSPDGVNPDTNSYHQRFPSSISKVQTMPSIEATKEGPLSSSTTTTTKSSISFKEAALAKKFASRARTQITKRKRMSLIKEKKAAQTLSAILFAFIITWTPYNIMVLVNTFCIGCIPQALWALGYWLCYVNSTVNPMCYALCNKTFRTTFKMILLCRWDQRKRRRKQQIQERQSVVFHRRIPRDST